The following is a genomic window from Elusimicrobiota bacterium.
TCTTGCGCATAATCTAATCGGTCTTCTATAAAATATGTGATATTTAAGTCCTTAATAATTTTCAATTTAGGTTGACTGTCGGTCAAAATCAGTTTATCGTAGTTAACTTTATACCTATCAAGCCATCTTCGGGTGATTTTTTCTAAAAAAACAGGCCTTGATGAAACCACAAAAATTTTATTTTTTGTTGCAAATTTATTCAAATACTTAATTGCACCGACTACAGGTTTTATTTTATTCCAACCTTGTTCTCTATTAAAAAATTCCCAAACCTTGTTCATTTTGTCAATAGTTATTCCAAGACAATCCTCGTAAAAAAACGATGTTACATCTTTTCTTTTTAGTTCTTGCCCCAAAAATTTTTTTATAAAAAACCGGTAGACAGGGTCGCTGTCTGCGATAACACCGTCTAAATCAGTTCCGATATTCATATTGTTACTTTTTTTTGTACTTCTGATTTTTTCATTTTTATACTGCTTCTACAGATTTTATTTCAGGGACTTCCTGTTTTATGGCTTTTTCAATTCCGTTTTTTAATGTCATTGATGCCATCGGACAACCCGCACAAGCCATCAGAAGTTTTACTTTGACAATCCCATCTTCTGTGACATCCACAAGTTCAACATCACCGCCATCTCTTTGTAGAAACGGCCTGATTTTTTCAAGTGCTTTTTCCACTTTCTCTCGCATAGAATCCTCCGTCTGAAAACTATATCATTTGCGGATTTTTTTTATGATAATCAGTACTTTTTTGAAAATTATGTGCTGCTCTTAAAATCGTTTTTTCATCAAATGCTCTACCTAAAAGCTGGAGTCCTATTGGCAAATTGGCAGACGAGAACCCACAAAGGATTGAGAGCCCGCAAATCCCGGCAAGATTACAAGAGATTGTAAAAACATCCGAAAGATACATCTGTAACGGCTCGGCAGTTTTTTCACCAATTTGGAATGCAGTTGAAGGCGTTGTAGGTGTCATAATAACATCTATATTCTCGAACGCTTCATCAAAATCATTTTTTATCAATGTCCGAACCTTCTGTGCTTTTAGATAATAAGCATCGTAATAACCAGCCGAAAGCGTATATGTTCCGAGCATTATTCTTCGTTTCACTTCACTACCAAACCCGACTGACCGTGTTTTTTCATACATTTCCATGAGTGAGTCGGTATCAGCGCGGAAGCCGTATTTCACGCCATCATATCTTGCAAGATTTGCAGATGCTTCAGATGGTGCAATAATATAATAAACGCTAACTGCATATTTTGTATACGGTAGCGAAATTTCTTTTATCTGGCAACCTAATCCTTCAAAAACTTTTAGTGCTGAGAATATCGCATTTTGAACCTCTTTATCCAGCCCTTCTACAAAGTATTCTTTTGGAATACCGATTTTAAGTTTTTTTATATCTTTTTCAATTTCAGAAAGATAGTCATCTACAGGCAGATTGGCGGATGTGGTATCATTTACATCGTAGTCCGATATATTCTGTAAAACCAGTGCTACATCTTTCACATTTTTTGCCAAAGGTCCTATCTGGTCAAGTGAAGATGCAAACGCTACGAGCCCATAACGAGAGACCCTTCCATATGTAGGCTTCAAGCCGGCGAGCCCACAAAATGCGGCGGGCTGTCTGATAGAGCCGCCTGTATCCGAGCCTAGTGCTACAGGCGAGATAGACGCTGCAACTGCTGCGGCGCTTCCGCCGGAAGAACCGCCTGGAACACTTTTAAAATCCCACGGATTTTTTGTTATACAAAATGCTGAATTCTCAGTTGACGAGCCCATTGCAAATTCATCCATATTTGTTTTGCCAATAAGAATTGCGTCTTCTTTTTCAAGTTTTTCAATGACAGTCGCATTATAAGGTGCAATATAATTTTCAAGAATTTTAGACGAACAAGTTGTCTTTTCGTCTTTAATACATATATTATCTTTTATAGCGACAGGGATGCCAGCAAGTGCGCCGAGATATTTTCCTTTTTTGATTTTGTTGTCAATTTCATCCGCTTTTTTCAGTGATTTTTCAGCAAAAACAGAATTGAATGCATGAATTTTGTGGTCAAATTTTTTAATACGCTCTAAATAACATCTAACAATTTCGCTGGCAGAAATTTCTCTTTTTTTTATTTTCTCAACAATTTCACAAGCAGCCAGGATATGAAGTTCCATACAAGTTTTACATTTGCTCTAATTTATTCTATGACTTTTTTGACCTTAAAAAATCTGTCTTCTTTTGATGGCGCATTTGAAATTATATCTTCTGCTATATCAGATTTCTTTATTTTATCTTCACGAAAAACATTTTTTATCTTAATTACACTGGCAGTTGATAGCACATTTGAAGTATCAACCTTGTTTAATTCATCCATATACTCCAGAATTGAATTTAATTGGATAGTATATTCCTTTTTTTCTTGTTCTGTTAATTCAAGTTGTGCAAGTTTTGCTACATATTCAACATCTTTTATTGTGATTTTCATGAACGCAGAACATGCAGATTTTTTTTAATCTATTTCTACTTTTTTTAGATTAGCGTATTTTACGAAAAGTTTTTTCCAGAAACCAGCCTCAAACTGAACAGTAATTTTTAAATCGTCTCCAGAACCGTTTACATCAACAATCTTGCCATTACCGAATTCAGAATGTCTTACCCGAAGTCCTTTATAAAATGGTAATGGTGCAGCATCCCGATGGGAATCAGGATATAAATTTAATATCCCGTTTATTTCTTGACTATTTTCCTTGATTTTTTTAAGCCCGATTTCTTTCAGGAATCTTGACGGGATACAATACCGCATTTCGCCATATACTCTTCTCTGTGCTGCGCTTGTAAGATAGAGCTGCTTTTGGGCACGGGTCATCCCAACATAACAGAGCCGTCGTTCTTCTTCAAGTTCTTCTAAAGTATATACATGATTCACATGTGGAATATATCCTTCTTCAAGTCCGGTTATAAAAACACTCGTGAATTCCAGCCCTTTAGCAAGATGGAGTGTCATTAGTGTAACAAATTCTTTGTTTTCAGCCCAGACATCTACATCGGAGATAAGTGCGATATTTTCCAAAAATGCTGAAAGTTTTTTATTTTCTTTCTCTTCAGTGTTTTGTTCAAAATCAACAATTGCAGATACAAGTTCCTCTATATTTTCTA
Proteins encoded in this region:
- a CDS encoding NifU family protein — its product is MREKVEKALEKIRPFLQRDGGDVELVDVTEDGIVKVKLLMACAGCPMASMTLKNGIEKAIKQEVPEIKSVEAV
- the gatA gene encoding Asp-tRNA(Asn)/Glu-tRNA(Gln) amidotransferase subunit GatA, with the protein product MELHILAACEIVEKIKKREISASEIVRCYLERIKKFDHKIHAFNSVFAEKSLKKADEIDNKIKKGKYLGALAGIPVAIKDNICIKDEKTTCSSKILENYIAPYNATVIEKLEKEDAILIGKTNMDEFAMGSSTENSAFCITKNPWDFKSVPGGSSGGSAAAVAASISPVALGSDTGGSIRQPAAFCGLAGLKPTYGRVSRYGLVAFASSLDQIGPLAKNVKDVALVLQNISDYDVNDTTSANLPVDDYLSEIEKDIKKLKIGIPKEYFVEGLDKEVQNAIFSALKVFEGLGCQIKEISLPYTKYAVSVYYIIAPSEASANLARYDGVKYGFRADTDSLMEMYEKTRSVGFGSEVKRRIMLGTYTLSAGYYDAYYLKAQKVRTLIKNDFDEAFENIDVIMTPTTPSTAFQIGEKTAEPLQMYLSDVFTISCNLAGICGLSILCGFSSANLPIGLQLLGRAFDEKTILRAAHNFQKSTDYHKKNPQMI
- the gatC gene encoding Asp-tRNA(Asn)/Glu-tRNA(Gln) amidotransferase subunit GatC; the encoded protein is MKITIKDVEYVAKLAQLELTEQEKKEYTIQLNSILEYMDELNKVDTSNVLSTASVIKIKNVFREDKIKKSDIAEDIISNAPSKEDRFFKVKKVIE